The Streptomyces sp. NBC_00224 genome has a window encoding:
- a CDS encoding VOC family protein: protein MTIQRMDNVLIVVDDLDAVIAFFVELGMELEGKAPVEGRWVERVIGLDDVRQDVAMLRTPDGHGRIELAMFHTPKAISAEPKDAPVNTLGIRRIMFAVDDIEDVVARLRTHGAELVGELAQYEDSYRLCYVRGPEGIVVGLAEQLG, encoded by the coding sequence ATGACGATTCAGCGGATGGACAACGTCCTCATCGTTGTCGACGACCTTGACGCTGTCATCGCGTTCTTCGTCGAGCTTGGCATGGAGCTGGAGGGCAAGGCGCCAGTCGAGGGGCGTTGGGTGGAGCGTGTCATCGGGCTCGACGACGTCCGGCAGGACGTCGCGATGCTGCGGACCCCGGACGGTCACGGCCGGATCGAGCTGGCGATGTTCCACACGCCGAAGGCGATCAGCGCAGAGCCGAAGGACGCACCGGTGAACACGCTGGGCATTCGGCGCATCATGTTCGCTGTCGACGACATCGAGGACGTTGTTGCCCGCCTGCGCACCCACGGCGCCGAGCTCGTCGGCGAGCTGGCGCAGTACGAGGACAGCTATCGGCTCTGCTATGTCCGAGGTCCCGAGGGCATCGTCGTGGGACTGGCCGAGCAGCTCGGCTGA